One Drechmeria coniospora strain ARSEF 6962 chromosome 01, whole genome shotgun sequence genomic region harbors:
- a CDS encoding binuclear Zn cluster-containing protein, producing MDPMSFQIPGMVPPPMMNQPPQIFGGYGTEGIPQLPPELASHMFSDSSLLMEDSNEAKRRRIARACDMCRKKKIKCDGKLPACTHCINYKTDCVFTQVEKKRSPPKGAKYIEGLENRLGRMEHLLKLSGLLSEDDNGATDLGELEKRLSEKSRHVSAATSAVPTSPSLAPSAQEAPSTLTPQSVLPSPRPVKESSHKEDKRTSMSPADDSQGDEEVESLSEMMCSLVTNQCGETRYIGSSSGFSIFSPRGIQWVNEKTGDDSFARMISEVSVDDHKWNNWKPEVFRDLFQRPVFRPLPPRDEALSLLKDYFENFNCMFPLFHQPTFMHLVERQYSEDPYQGSGWWASLNCALAIAHRLRVMSNLVPQEEDEKAWAFLKNAMGVFSELTMRNTDLLSVQALLGMALFMQGTPNPQPTSLLIAAAIRLANSIGLHRRGTGFNLNPIEIEQRKRVFWIAYMLDKDLSLRSGRPAAQDDDDMNVELPDANPPDNIGNIPLADGKGKMNLFRVMCECTVIEGNVYRRLYSIKASKQTPGEILNTIGELDQELEEWKENIPIDFRPEYEIKASHTPLILHVVMLHFTYYNCLTTIHRMSIHHGFWTSRLADYAIKGLNTRPLNPRVFSSAALCTAAARASISLLKYVPQGDFSCVWLILYFPVSALMTLFSNILQNPLDPRAKSDTRLMSLVVTFLSMLGQEAEQGGVHRMLGVCSEFVRISKVVIENAEKEHSSRRKRKNGDVTNKPTFSTAAVTSDLKTSRSAAETPRSEAAMTTASAAAIANGLQMGQPHLSPGSRFDRGSSYGAGPGTAASSEPSPSISSAGWPQDLQVPQNGDYDSYEYGTMQGLMQSSPMSMASGPFQQPLLPQDLFGLPATFDWSWAEMSGGAYPTVENGNFGEGQPGMQG from the exons ATGGACCCAATGTCCTTTCAGATCCCCGGcatggtgccgccgcccatgATGAACCAACCTCCCCAGATCTTCGGCGGCTACGGGACCGAAGGCATACCGCAACTGCCGCCGGAGCTTGCCTCGCACATGTTTTCCGATTCCAGCCTGCTCATGGAGGATTCCAACGAGGCCAAGAGAAGGCGCATCGCCAGG GCCTGTGACATGTGTCGCAAGAAGAAGATCAAGTGCGACGGAAAGCTGCCGGCCTGCACGCACTGCATCAACTACAAGACCGACTGCGTCTTTACGCAGGTCGAGAAGAAGCGAAGCCCACCCAAGGG CGCCAAGTACATCGAAGGACTCGAGAATCGCCTGGGTCGGATGGAGCATCTCCTGAAGCTCTCCG GCCTTCTTAGCGAAGACGACAATGGCGCGACCGATCTCGGCGAACTCGAGAAGAGACTGTCGGAAAAGTCTCGCCACGTGTCGGCCGCCACTTCGGCCGTCCCGACTTCGCCCTCGTTGGCGCCATCCGCTCAAGAGGCCCCGAGTACCCTGACACCCCAGAGCGTTCTCCCCTCGCCGAGACCCGTCAAGGAGAGCAGCCACAAGGAAGACAAGCGCACGTCCAtgtcgccggccgacgacagccaaggcgacgaggaagtcGAGTCGTTGTCGGAGATGATGTGCTCGCTGGTGACGAACCAGTGCGGCGAGACGCGGTACATTG GATCCTCCTCGGGCTTCTCCATCTTCTCCCCCAGGGGGATTCAGTGGGTCAACGAGAAGACGGGCGACGATTCCTTCGCGAGGATGATCTCGGAAGTGTCCGTCGACGATCACAAGTGGAACAACTGGAAACCCGAAGTCTTCCGGGACCTCTTCCAGCGACCCGTCTTCCGCCCCCTGCCGCCCAGGGACGAGGCCCTGTCCCTGCTCAAGGACTACTTTGAGAACTTCAACTGCATGTTTCCGCTCTTCCACCAGCCTACCTTCATGCACCTCGTCGAACGCCAGTACTCCGAGGACCCCTACCAAGGATCTGGCTGGTGGGCCAGCCTCAACTGCGCCCTGGCCATCGCCCACCGCCTGCGCGTCATGAGCAATCTGGTGCcgcaggaggaggacgagaaggCCTGGGCTTTCTTGAAAAACGCCATGGGCGTCTTCTCCGAGCTGACGATGCGAAACACGGACCTGCTGAGCGTGCAGGCCCTGCTGGGCATGGCCCTCTTCATGCAGGGAACGCCGAACCCGCAGCCGACGTCgctcctcatcgccgccgccattcGCCTCGCCAACAGCATCGGCCTGCACAGGCGTGGCACGGGCTTCAACCTGAACCCCATCGAGATCGAGCAGCGGAAGAGGGTCTTCTGGATCGCCTACATGCTGGACAAGGACCTCTCGCTTCGCTCCGGCCGACCGGCGGcccaggacgacgacgacatgaaCGTCGAACTTCCCGACGCGAACCCGCCCGACAACATCGGAAACATccctctcgccgacggcaagggcaagaTGAACCTCTTCCGCGTCATGTGCGAGTGCACCGTCATCGAGGGCAACGTCTACCGGCGCCTCTACTCCATCAAGGCCAGCAAGCAGACGCCCGGCGAGATCCTCAACAccatcggcgagctcgaccaggagctcgaggagtgGAAGGAAAACATACCCATCGACTTCCGGCCCGAGTACGAGATCAAGGCGTCGCACACGCCGCTGATCCTGCACGTCGTCATGCTGCACTTCACCTACTACAACTGCCTGACGACGATCCACCGCATGTCCATCCACCACGGCTTCTGGACCAGCAGGCTGGCCGACTACGCCATCAAGGGCCTCAACACCCGCCCGCTCAACCCGAGGGTCttttcctcggccgccttgtgcacggcggccgcgagggcgTCCATTTCCTTGCTGAAATACGTGCCTCAGGGAGACTTTAGCTGCGTATG GTTGATTCTGTACTTTCCCGTCTCGGCGCTCATGACCCTCTTCAGCAACATCCTCCAGAACCCGCTCGATCCGAGAGCGAAGTCGGACACGCGACTGATGagcctcgtcgtcaccttCCTTTCCATGCTCGGCCAGGAAGCCGAGCAAGGGGGCGTGCATCGCATGCTGGGCGTCTGCTCCGAGTTTGTGCGCATCTCCAAGGTGGTGATCGAGAACGCCGAGAAGGAGCACTCGTCGCGGCGCAAGCGCAAGAACGGAGACGTGACCAACAAGCCAACCTTTTCCACGGCAGCCGTCACTTCCGATCTGAAGACGAGCCGTTCGGCGGCGGAAACGCCACGGTCCGAAgcggccatgacgacagcctcggccgcggcaaTCGCCAACGGCCTTCAGATGGGCCAGCCGCACCTGTCCCCGGGGTCCAGATTCGATCGGGGAAGCTCGTACGGCGCCGGGCcaggcaccgccgcctcgtccgagccgtcgccgtcgattTCCTCGGCAGGCTGGCCGCAGGACTTGCAGGTGCCGCAGAACGGCGACTACGATTCCTACGAGTACGGGACCATGCAGGGGCTGATGCAGTCTTCCCCGATGTCCATGGCGTCAGGCCCCTTCCAGCAACCTCTTCTTCCACAGGACCTCTTTGGCCTGCCCGCCACCTTTGACTGGAGCTGGGCCGAGATGAGCGGTGGCGCCTATCCGACGGTCGAGAACGGCAACTTTGGCGAGGGCCAGCCGGGGATGCAGGGATGA
- a CDS encoding anaphase control protein cut9, whose translation MAPSPPIIDRVNGINGIDTSSPHRNGNHHIRLIAAYTHLLSSTLLVLLFSLPPSPPSSSSMRRRCHNAHDGKVLEGMEAGRPQQSAVRVGHFHRRQAARIDKSVTAVPRSPRSPCPPCSPCFHAPDAPHAPRAPHAPHAPRAAPRSPAPRRLGLGASTRPSKGLLTCRASDDDQDAFWLAQVHFATGNYTRAQAFLAKQNLVARNPSCRYLAGHCLIKQNRFEEALSVLGERNPTHLISNGPSNKRKAQSRHGRRRDGSDEDETATRRFEAAMCFLRGICYAKQNAFDRAKECYKDAVRIDVRCFEAFQQLMKNALLSPDEEWQFLESLDFDSITVSDDASASQEAADFAKMLYTTRLSKYRNPAAFETAYGSLSTHYRLASNPDLELARADLLYTQCRYRDTLTLTNAILRNDKYNFGIYPVHLACLYELRMKNLLFLVAHDLADSHPDEPSTWLAVGIYYFAIDKIAEARRYFSKASMMDAHFGPAWIGFAHTFAAEGEHDQAISAYSTAARLFMGTHLPQVFLGMQNHALNNMTLAEEFLKTAYGLCKTDPLLLNEMGVVKYHQDKPKEAVQYFTAALKIADEIESEPSAWLSARTNLGHAFRRLRHFNRALAEFDEVLRLGGKDASIFSAKGLILMEQNRPEEAVAVLHQALAINPQDSIATELLNKALEETVLVDGAAEDEADDLAEFEQHLEQRKVDAAERLHGGRPGRTMVMDKGKGRVARRRTLLDDEERVESMMEMSEDGE comes from the coding sequence atgGCCCCCTCGCCACCCATTATTGATCGCGTCAACGGCATCAACGGCATCGACACATCGTCGCCACATCGCAATGGGAACCACCATATCCGACTAATCGCCGCATACACGCACCTCCTCTCCTCTACCCTTCTCGTTCTGCTATTTTCCTTaccgccgtctcctccatcgtcgtcctccatgcgtcgtcgatgccacaACGCACACGATGGAAAAGTTCTTGAGGGAATGGAGGCAGGACGCCCTCAACAAAGCGCAGTACGAGTCGGCCATTTTCATCGGCGACAAGCTGCTCGCATTGACAAGTCCGTCACCGCCGTTCCGCGCTCCCCGCGCTCCCCTTGCCCCCCTTGCTCCCCATGCTTCCACGCTCCCGACGCTCCCCATGCTCCCCGTGCTCCCCATGCTCCCCATGCTCCCCGCGCTGCCCCGCGCTCTCCCGCTCCACGCCGGCTCGGACTCGGCGCGAGCACAAGGCCAAGCAAAGGGTTGCTGACGTGTCGTGCATCAGACGATGACCAGGACGCCTTCTGGCTCGCCCAGGTGCACTTCGCCACGGGCAACTACACGCGCGCGCAGGCCTTCCTCGCCAAGCAGAATCTCGTGGCGCGAAACCCGTCCTGCCGATACCTCGCCGGCCACTGTCTCATCAAGCAGAACCGGTTCGAGGAGGCGCTGTCGGTGCTCGGCGAGCGGAACCCGACGCACCTCATCTCCAACGGCCCGAGCAACAAGCGCAAGGCCCAGTCGCGgcacggccggcggcgggacggctcggacgaggacgagacggcgacgcgcaGGTTCGAGGCCGCCATGTGCTTCCTCCGCGGCATCTGCTACGCGAAGCAAAACGCCTTCGACAGGGCCAAGGAGTGCTACAAGGACGCGGTCCGCATCGACGTCCGCTGCTTCGAGGCCTTCCAGCAGCTCATGAAGAACGCGCTGCTGTCGCCCGACGAGGAGTGGCAGTTTCTCGAAAGCCTCGACTTCGACTCCATCACCGTCTCGGACGACGCCTCGGCATCTCAGGAGGCTGCCGACTTTGCCAAGATGCTCTACACCACCCGGCTCTCCAAGTACCGCAACCCGGCCGCGTTCGAGACGGCCTACGGCTCGCTCTCGACCCACTACCGGCTGGCCTCGAACCccgacctcgagctcgcgcgcGCCGACCTGCTCTACACCCAGTGCCGGTACCGCGACACGCTGACGCTGACCAACGCCATCCTCCGCAACGACAAGTACAACTTTGGCATATACCCCGTCCACCTCGCCTGCCTCTACGAGCTGCGGATGAAGAACctgctcttcctcgtcgcccacgacctcgccgacagccaccccgacgagccgtccacctggctcgccgtcggcatctaCTACTTCGCCATCGACAAGATCGCCGAGGCGCGCCGGTACTTTAGCAAGGCGAGCATGATGGACGCCCACTTCGGGCCCGCCTGGATCGGCTTCGCCCACaccttcgccgccgagggcgagcacgaCCAGGCCATCTCGGCCTACTCGACCGCCGCCCGGCTCTTCATGGGGACCCACCTCCCCCAGGTCTTCCTCGGGATGCAGAACCACGCGCTGAACAACATGACGCTGGCCGAGGAGTTCCTCAAGACGGCCTACGGCCTCTGCAAGACGGACCCGCTGCTGCTCAACGAGATGGGCGTCGTCAAGTACCACCAGGACAAGCCGAAGGAGGCCGTTCAGTATTTCACCGCCGCCCTCAAGatcgccgacgagatcgagagcgagccgtcggcctggCTGTCGGCCCGGACGAATCTCGGCCACGCCTTCCGACGCCTGCGCCACTTCAaccgcgccctcgccgagttCGACGAGGTCctgcgcctcggcggcaaggacgccTCGATATTCAGCGCCAAGGGCCTCATCCTGATGGAGCAGAACAGGCCCGAGGAGGCGGTGGCGGTCCTGCACCAGGCCCTCGCCATCAACCCGCAGGACAGCATCGCCACCGAGCTCCTCaacaaggcgctcgaggagacgGTCCTCgtggacggcgccgccgaggacgaggccgacgacctcgccgagttCGAGCAGCACCTCGAGCAGCGGaaggtcgacgccgccgagaggCTGCACGGCGGCCGGCCCGGCCGGACCATGGTCATGGACAAGGGCAAGGGGAGGGTCGCGAGGCGCCGGACGCtgctggacgacgaggaaagGGTCGAAAGCATGATGGAGATGAGCGAAGACGGCGAGTAG
- a CDS encoding Mediator of RNA polymerase II transcription subunit 19 — MSLSAGSAAVPAATLPTPAHSVNGGSLVDTHMTDDSPHKRKRSLDDVGDTGHQKKVQIDAKLGIDDLHLDVGEKYLLCRTAHPECLPRTTADLYDIFGLNDLAAEVAREKPNGEKNALRKTYKGHIKRLGVAGHFDVVKKKDGDLSDFMAMIQMPDLEWGVHQVRGRDISDGLSEATRSVLGRAMSMTKGPIPKAVWDASVLGDLASGNGDASKPVSARPSAPNTPSANTPSASTPNPMGRPKSLLPPGHDPLRPKRNIKKRSYGDSSYEGYGEGFPDDDAGADTGYSTGEGEGGAKRRKKVSDSASPPSPGVLSNTDQNHESTSPYPAIRQQSYGPGMIGA; from the exons ATGAGCCTCTCCGCAGGCTCTGCGGCCGTGCCCGCCGCCACTCTACCCACCCCAGCCCACAGCGTCAACGGCGGCTCGCTGGTCGACACGCACATGACGGACGACTCTCCACACAAGCGAAAGCGATCTctggacgacgtcggcgataCCGGCCATCAGAAGAAGGTGCAAATCGACGCCaagctcggcatcgacgaccttcacctcgacgtcggcgagaaATACCTGCTCTGCCGCACTG CCCACCCAGAGTGTCTCCCCAGAACAACCGCGGACCTGTACGATATCTTTGGCCTCAACGACCTTGCCGCAGAAGTGGCCCGAGAGAAGCCGAACGGAGAGAAGAACGCGCTCCGCAAAACGTACAAGGGCCATATCAAGCGGCTGGGCGTGGCCGGCCACTTCGACGTTGTGAAGAAGAAAGACGGCGATTTGTCCGACTTCATGGCCATGATCCAAATGCCCGACCTGGAATGGGGCGTTCATCAGGTTAGAGGTCGAGATATTTCCGACGGCCTCTCCGAGGCCACCCGATCGGTGCTAGGTCGGGCGATGTCCATGACCAAGGGTCCAATCCCGAAAGCCGTCTGGGACGCTTCGGtcctcggcgacctcgcTTCTGGAAACGGAGATGCGTCAAAACCCGTCtccgcgaggccgagcgcGCCTAACACGCCGAGCGCGAACAcaccctcggcctcgacgcccaaCCCGATGGGCCGTCCGAAGTCGCTTCTTCCGCCGGGCCATGACCCCCTGCGGCCTAAAAGGAACATCAAGAAGCGATCCTACGGCGACAGCAGCTACGAGGGCTACGGAGAGGGCTTtcccgacgatgacgccggcgccgataCCGGCTATTCAACCGGggaaggcgaaggcggcgcTAAACGGCGGAAGAAGGTGAGCGAttccgcgtcgccgccgtcgcccggggTGCTCTCTAACACGGACCAGAACCATGAAAGCACATCTCCCTATCCAGCCATACGCCAGCAAAGCTATGGTCCCGGCATGATCGGTGCATGA
- a CDS encoding NAD-binding domain protein, with amino-acid sequence MVRSILNMRILGAARQVRRFSSSPRQYAADVKSIGVIGAGQMGLGIALVAAQKAQVPVTIIDTSEKALTKGLAFADKLLAKDVAKSRITQEQADKARSLLTPSTRMEDLSSIDFVIEAVPEIPNLKFDIFSNLAQICPKHAILATNTSSISITRIAAATTSDPNDTSASSRVVSTHFMNPVPVQKGVEIISGLQTSKETLDTAVEFCKRMGKVTSVSADSPGFLANRILMPYINEAVICLETGVGDRDSIDGIMKNGTNVPMGPLQLADFIGLDTCLAIMRVLHAETGDSKYRPSVLLGKMVDAGWLGKKSGKGFYDY; translated from the exons ATGGTACGCTCAATTCTCAACATGCGAATACTAGGGGCTGCGCGTCAGGTGCGCAGATTCAGCAGCTCCCCGCGACAATACGCAGCAGATGTCAAGAGCATCGGCGTTATTGGTGCCGGCCAGATG GGTCTGGGAATCGCCCTGGTTGCGGCGCAAAAGGCCCAAGTACCCGTGACAATTATTGATACATCTGAGAAAGCTCTGACCAAGGGCCTCGCCTTTGCCG ACAAGCTACTGGCAAAGGATGTGGCCAAGTCCAGAATTACGCAAGAGCAGGCCGACAAAGCTCGATCACTGCTGACGCCAAGCACAAGGATGGAAGACCTCTCCTCCATCGACTTCGTCATCGAAGCGGTGCCCGAGATCCCCAATCTCAAGTTTGACATATTTAGCAACCTGGCCCAAATCTGCCCCAAACACGCCATCTTGGCCACCAACAcgtcgtccatctccatcACCCGCATTGCCGCCGCCACAACGTCGGATCCCAACGACACCTCCGCATCGTCTCGCGTCGTTTCCACCCACTTCATGAACCCCGTCCCAGTCCAGAAGGGTGTCGAGATCATCAGCGGTCTCCAAACCAGCAAGGAGACTCTTGACACGGCGGTAGAGTTTTGCAAGAGGATGGGAAAAGTCAcctccgtctcggccgactcTCCTGGCTTCCTGGCCAATCGCATCCTGATGCCCTACATCAACGAGGCTGTCATTTGTCTCGAGACCGGGGTAGGGGATCGCGATTCGATCGATGGCATCATGAAGAACGGGACGAACGTGCCTATGGGACCCCTTCAGCTTGCCGACTTTATTGGCTTGGACACGTGCCTGGCCATCATGAGAGTGTTGCATGCGGAAACGGGTGATTCCAAATACCGACCGAGCGTCCTGCTCGGCAAAATGGTTGATGCTGGCTGGCTCGGGAAGAAAAGTGGAAAGGGCTTCTACGACTACTGA